CGCAGTCCTTGGAAAGCAGGTAGTCGGCCAGCACGGCGGAGGCCGTGGTCAGCCGCAGGATGCGCCGGTCGGCGTCGGGCAGCTCCACCGTCACGTGGACGGAATCCTCCTCCGCCTCCTCCGGCTCGGGCTTGGCCTTGCGCCCCTTCTTGCCCTGGGGAGCCTCCTCCTTTTCCACCTCGGCCAGACTGTCCGCCTCCTGGCGCGCGGCCAGTTCCTCCTCGCTCAGGCGGAACCACTCCAGGCCCTCCCGGGACGGCGCCAACAGGTAGACGTCCTCCTGTCCGCCCCAGCCGCCCTGGCTTTTCATGCCCTGGCGGTCGGTCTGGTAGAGGATGCCTTTGCCGTTGGCCGTCCAGCGCGGATTGTAGTCCTCGAAGCCGCTCTGGCTCAGGTTGTGCCACGGCCCGCCCGCCGCCGGCACGACGCCCAGCTCGCTGGACCAGCGGCCCTTGTCGGGGAAGTGGAAGGTGAACCACTGGCCGTCCGGCGACCACTCGTAGGCCTGGTCCCCATCGGCGTAGCTGTAGTTGAGGCGCTCGGGCAGGACCACGCGCGTCTGTTTGGTCTTCAGGTTCAGCACGCGCAGCTCGGTGCGCTTGGCCAGGAAGGCCAGCTCCGTGCCGTCCGGCGAGAAGCGCGGCTGGAAGCAGTCGTCCGGCCCGTCCACCAGCGTCTCCTCCACCACCTGGGCGGCGTTGAAGAAGTGCAGATCCTGCTTGCGGGGCAGGGTGGCGCGGTAGAGGCGCCAGCAGTTGGCGCGCTCGCCGGCGTAGGCCAGGCTGCGGCCGTCCGGCGCGAAGGCCAGGTTGCGTTCCTGCTCGGGCGTGTCCGTCAGCCGGCGCGTGGTGCCATGCTCCACCGAGCAGACGAAGACCTCGCCGTGGGCGATGAAGGCCAGCTCGCGGCCGTCGGGCGAGAGCAGCGCCTCGCTGGCCTCCCCGGCCAGAGGCAGGGTGGCGGGATGGGCCGCGCGGCGATCCGCGCGCAGCTCCACGGCCAAGCGCCGGGGCTTGCCGCCCTCACGCAGGGTCCAGAGCGCGCCGGCCTGGCTGTAGCAGAGCAGGCCGTCGCGGGAGGCGCTCAAGCCGCGGACGGGTTCGGTCTTGTGGTGGGTGAGCTGGCGCACGGCGCCACCGGGCTCGCCGGCAAAGACGTTGAGGCAGCTGTCGCGCTCGCTGATGAACCAGAAGCCGCCACCGGGCCGCCAGACGGGTTCGCGATCCTCGCCGGCCCAGTTCGTGACCTGCTCGTGGCTGCCGTCGGGCCGGCGCAGCCAGAGTTCGCGCGCCGCCGAGCTGACGTGGTGCTTGCGGAACTCATCCTCGACGGAGATCACGCGCTCGTAGAGCCAGCCCTGGGGGCCCACGGAGATCTCCTCGGCGGCCAGCAGGGTCTCGCTGCGCGTGGCGCCCGTGGCCAGTTCCACGCTGTAGACCTCGCCCGGCCAGCCGGCGGGATAGAGGCGGCTGGCGGGCAGGCCCATCCGACCGCTGGAGTAAATCAGCCGCGCGCCGTCTTCGCTGAAGGCCCAGGGATAGTCGCCGGCGGAGTGGGTGGTCAGCCGCCGCTCCGCGCCGCCCTGGGCGGGCATCACGAATAGGTCGAAGTTGCCGTGGCGGTCGGAGGCGAAGGCGAGCCACTGGCCGTCCGGCGACCAGACCGGCTTGGTCTCCAGATTCACGTCCCGAGTGAGCGGCCGGGCCGTGCCGCCCAAGGCGGGCACCAGCCACAAGTCGCCCAGGGCGCTGAAGGCGATCCACTGGCCGTCCGGCGAGAGGGCCGGATAGCGGTACCAGGTGGCCGGGCCGGACTCATCCGCCGGCGCGGCGTGCACGGATCCGGCGCGACCCAGCAGCAGGGTCAGCGCAGCGACGCCCGCCAAGGCGCGCAGGGAGAGGGAATTCATGCAGGGCTCCCGTCGTCTATGCCCGGCTTGGTCCAGCGCAGCGCAGCGCCTGGCCAGCCGGGGCCGAATTGCTTGCCAGTGGCAAGTGCAGGGGTCGATTGCTTCATTGAGCGGGCAATTCAAGGATGGGGCGGCGGATGAAGGTCTGGCGAAAAATCCACTTGTTCAGCTTCGGATACTTCAAGCTGGTGAGCTTGATCAGTTCCTGCGTGCTGCTCGTCATCGCCCTGACCGGCATCCTCTACAATCATCACCACGACTTCGACTTCCTTGAAAATGGCCGCATCACCACCTCGATCCTGCCCGCCTCCTATCAGGAGCGGCTGGATCGCACGCGCAAGGCCCAGGGCCTGGGGGATCTCTTCCCCGAGGAGGCCCACTCGGTGCCCATCATGTGGGTGGTGATCGACCTGCATAATGGCGAATTTTTCGGCGGCCTTCCGGGCCGGCTGTTCTACGACGTGCTGGCGCTCTGCCTGGGCACGCTGTCCATCACCGGCATCGTCATGTACTGGCGGATCCGCAAACGCGTCCGCTGGTGAACCCGACACCCAAACCACAGGAGTTGCTCATGTTGAATCTGCGCCGGACCGTCTCCCTGGTCCTGACCCTGCTGCTCACCAGCTCGCTGGCCCTGGCCGCCAAGCCCCAGGCCTACACGCTGGACGAGCTGGCCAAGAACGTCGACAAGCTGGAGAAGAAGGAAATCGTGCTGAAGGGCACCATCGTCGGCGCCTGCAAGAGCGGGTGCAAGATGTGGGTGGCCATGGGCGACTACAAAGACGGCGACCTGTTCGCCCTGGTGCGCGCCAAGGACGACGCCTTCAAGTTCGACACCAACGCCGCCGGCAAGACCTGCACCATGAAGGGCTTCGCCGTGGCCGAGTACATGGACTACTGCGCCGACGAGGCCGCCGGCGGCGAGACGGCCAAGGCCGCCAAGGCCGAGAAGGAAGCCGGCCAGTGCAAGGCGCCGGTGAACACGGACAAGGCCGCCAAGCAGGCCAAGAAGGTCAAGGACATCACCTTCTTCGCGACCTCCGTCGAATACAAGTAGCCGACCCTCCGCCCCGGACCCGTTCTCGTCCCCGCTCCCGGCCGATTCCCGCGAA
This sequence is a window from Candidatus Delongbacteria bacterium. Protein-coding genes within it:
- a CDS encoding S41 family peptidase codes for the protein MNSLSLRALAGVAALTLLLGRAGSVHAAPADESGPATWYRYPALSPDGQWIAFSALGDLWLVPALGGTARPLTRDVNLETKPVWSPDGQWLAFASDRHGNFDLFVMPAQGGAERRLTTHSAGDYPWAFSEDGARLIYSSGRMGLPASRLYPAGWPGEVYSVELATGATRSETLLAAEEISVGPQGWLYERVISVEDEFRKHHVSSAARELWLRRPDGSHEQVTNWAGEDREPVWRPGGGFWFISERDSCLNVFAGEPGGAVRQLTHHKTEPVRGLSASRDGLLCYSQAGALWTLREGGKPRRLAVELRADRRAAHPATLPLAGEASEALLSPDGRELAFIAHGEVFVCSVEHGTTRRLTDTPEQERNLAFAPDGRSLAYAGERANCWRLYRATLPRKQDLHFFNAAQVVEETLVDGPDDCFQPRFSPDGTELAFLAKRTELRVLNLKTKQTRVVLPERLNYSYADGDQAYEWSPDGQWFTFHFPDKGRWSSELGVVPAAGGPWHNLSQSGFEDYNPRWTANGKGILYQTDRQGMKSQGGWGGQEDVYLLAPSREGLEWFRLSEEELAARQEADSLAEVEKEEAPQGKKGRKAKPEPEEAEEDSVHVTVELPDADRRILRLTTASAVLADYLLSKDCETLYTLAAYTKGFDLYETKLRKHETRLLGALELDHGAFVGATDEALFLLAAGGRLLKFDLAEEAPEDVACEPEMTLRQDREWEYQFDHIWRQVREKFYSPGLHGVDWNGLRATYRRYLPAIDHPRDFAECMSELLGELNASHTGCFVSWRPEDGDATADLGLLFDPAWTGTGWRVAEVLPLGPCDRSDSRVRAGHTLLAVNGRPLDATEESWLALNRRAGQQVLLSLRDEKGVAYEQTVTAVASGARQRLLYERWVRRNADEVERLSQGRLGYVHVESMDGGSYRRLVHEALGRLADREALVVDSRHNGGGNLTNQLITFLGGRRIFRNVVRPDQHVIGEDPWQHWLRPSIVLMNEANYSDAHCFPFAYKDSQLGQLVGMPVAGTGTSVWWEGLMGGRLVFGIPEVGLMDEQGTFLENHQLEPDIRVDNTPGTVSTGQDLQLQAAVAALLRELGPTKQP
- a CDS encoding PepSY domain-containing protein; protein product: MKVWRKIHLFSFGYFKLVSLISSCVLLVIALTGILYNHHHDFDFLENGRITTSILPASYQERLDRTRKAQGLGDLFPEEAHSVPIMWVVIDLHNGEFFGGLPGRLFYDVLALCLGTLSITGIVMYWRIRKRVRW